From Camelina sativa cultivar DH55 chromosome 20, Cs, whole genome shotgun sequence, the proteins below share one genomic window:
- the LOC104768770 gene encoding chaperone protein dnaJ 49-like — MDGNKDDALKCLKIGKDAIESGDRSRALKFLEKARRLDPSLPIDDLVSDLNNQSDEPADSPGSAANESSKPPSDRPSSLRQRGSSSSSSSSSSFTEEQRAIVREIKSKKDYYEILGLGNTCSVEDLRKAYRKLSLKVHPDKNKAPGSEEAFKSVSKAFQCLSNEDTRRKYDVSGSDEPSYQPTRRAAARRNNGFYYDDEFDADEIFRSFFGGGGGMNHATTTQFRSFNFGGGTTRGANQGSDTGFNPRVLLQLLPVVFILLLNFLPSSQPIYSLSPSYNYEHKFTTHRGVNYFVGSAKFEQEYPINSYERQRVEEQVDRDYLSILGQNCRLELQRQQWGFVRETPHCDMMRRFDSAAA; from the coding sequence ATGGATGGTAACAAAGACGACGCGTTGAAATGCCTCAAAATCGGCAAGGATGCGATTGAATCAGGAGATCGATCTCGCGCTTTGAAGTTTCTCGAGAAAGCTCGTCGTCTTGATCCATCTCTCCCGATCGATGATCTTGTTTCCGATCTGAATAACCAATCCGATGAACCAGCGGATTCGCCTGGATCTGCCGCTAACGAGTCATCAAAGCCGCCGTCGGATCGACCTTCTTCTCTTCGTCAAcgtggatcttcttcttcatcgtcgtcgtcatcgtctTTCACGGAAGAACAACGGGCGATCGTGAGGGAGATAAAATCGAAGAAGGATTACTATGAGATTCTTGGATTAGGGAACACATGTTCAGTAGAAGATTTGAGAAAAGCGTATCGGAAACTCTCTTTAAAAGTTCATCCCGATAAGAACAAAGCTCCTGGTTCTGAAGAAGCTTTCAAATCAGTCTCTAAGGCGTTTCAATGCTTAAGCAACGAAGACACTAGGCGTAAGTATGACGTCAGTGGTTCAGATGAGCCTTCTTATCAACCAACACGCCGAGCTGCTGCTAGAAGAAACAACGGCTTCTACTACGATGATGAGTTTGATGCTGATGAGATTTTCAGAAGcttctttggtggtggtggtggaatgAATCATGCTACTACTACTCAGTTCAGATCATTTAATTTTGGTGGAGGAACGACTAGAGGAGCTAACCAAGGTTCTGATACTGGATTCAATCCTCGTGTACTTCTTCAGTTGCTTCCTGTTGTGTTCATACTGTTACTCAACTTTTTGCCTTCTTCTCAACCAATTTACTCGCTCTCTCCGTCGTATAATTACGAGCACAAGTTCACTACTCATAGGGGGGTTAATTACTTTGTTGGATCAGCCAAGTTTGAGCAGGAGTATCCGATAAATAGTTACGAGAGACAGAGGGTTGAGGAGCAGGTTGATAGAGATTACTTGTCTATACTCGGTCAGAATTGTCGGCTTGAGCTTCAGAGACAACAATGGGGTTTTGTACGTGAAACGCCACACTGCGATATGATGAGGAGGTTTGATTCAGCTGCTGCATAA
- the LOC104768771 gene encoding syntaxin-31-like produces MGSTFRDRTAEFYSLSQTLKKIGAIPSVHHQYEDDPASSKQSPPGSSRSEFNKKASRTGLGLHETLQKISRLDKLAKQSSIFNDRTVEIQELTVLIRNDITGLNMALSDLETLQNMEIADGNYSQDKVGHYTAVRDDLKTRLMAATKQFQDVLTTRSENMKAHENRKQLFSTKNAVDSPPQSNAKSVPEPPPWSTSPNPGNLQQPLLPPNSGAPSGSQLRRRSAIENAPSQQMEMAMLQQTVPRQENYSQSRAVALHSVESTITELSGIFTHLATMVTQQGELAIRIDDNMDESLVNVEGARSALLQHLTRISSNRWLMMKIFALLILFLIVFLFFVA; encoded by the exons ATGGGTTCGACGTTCAGGGATCGTACGGCAGAGTTTTATTCACTGTCCCAAACGTTGAAGAAGATCGGAGCGATCCCGTCCGTTCATCATCAATATGAAGATGATCCGGCATCATCCAAACAATCACCTCCGGGATCTTCAAGATCCGAATTCAATAAGAAGGCTTCCCGTACCGGTTTAGGTCTCCACGAAACGTTGCAGAAGATCTCTAGGCTCGATAAAT TGGCAAAACAATCTTCGATTTTCAATGACCGGACTGTGGAAATACAAGAGTTAACTGTGTTGATTAGGAACGATATCACGGGGCTGAACATGGCTCTCTCTGATCTGGAAACCCTTCAGAACATGGAGATTGCTGATGGGAACTATTCACAGGACAAAGTTGGTCACTACACTGCTGTTCGTGATGACTTGAAAACCAGACTTATGGCAGCTACTAAGCAATTTCAAGATGTTCTAACTACCAGATCAGAG AACATGAAAGCTCATGAAAACCGGAAACAACTCTTTTCCACGAAAAATGCAGTAGATAGTCCGCCTCAGAGTAATGCAAAGTCTGTACCTGAGCCTCCTCCTTGGTCAACTTCACCAAATCCTGGGAATTTACAACAACCACT ATTGCCGCCAAATAGTGGAGCTCCTTCGGGTAGCCAGCTTAG ACGTAGATCCGCGATCGAGAATGCTCCTTCGCAGCAAATGGAGATGGCCATGTTACAGCAAACAGTCCCTAGGCAAGAGAATTATAGCCAAAGCCGAGCGGTTGCACTTCACAGTGTTGAATCAACAATAACAGAGCTCAGTGGAATATTCACACATCTAGCTACAATGGTCACACAACAAGGAGAGCTAGCGATCAG AATCGATGACAATATGGATGAATCGTTAGTTAATGTAGAGGGAGCACGCAGTGCTCTTCTGCAGCACCTCACTCGAATTTCGTCAAATAGATGGCTCATGATGAAGATCTTTGCTCTTCTCATCTTGTTCCtcattgtttttctcttttttgtggCTTGA
- the LOC104768772 gene encoding WUSCHEL-related homeobox 7 yields the protein MSPGVPIKARGLVHSINGGGGTGTKCGRWNPTVEQVKLLTDLFKAGLRTPSTDQIQKISTELSLYGKIESKNVFYWFQNHKARERQKRRKISSVDFDHRQDTDLSASPRRYRPRLHQPQRKVCDEEEEKEIETLQLFPLSKVERVRANLTSASHNEYTREQAYTTAFSTYSTCGAEMEHPPLDLRLSFL from the exons ATGTCTCCTGGAGTTCCCATCAAAGCTAGAGGATTAGTTCATAGCAttaacggaggaggaggaacagGGACGAAGTGTGGACGGTGGAATCCTACGGTGGAGCAAGTGAAGCTTCTGACGGATCTGTTCAAGGCAGGGCTGCGAACACCGAGCACCGATCAGATTCAGAAGATCTCTACGGAGCTGAGTTTGTACGGTAAGATCGAGAGCAAGAACGTGTTCTATTGGTTCCAAAACCATAAAGCTAGGGAGAGACAAAAGCGCCGCAAAATCTCCTCCGTTGATTTTGATCATCGTCAAGACACAGATCTCTCTGCTAGCCCTCGTCGATACAGACCACGTCTTCATCAACCACAACGTAAAG tttgtgacgaagaagaagagaaagagatagagacgTTGCAACTATTCCCGTTATCGAAGGTTGAGAGAGTGAGAGCAAACTTGACTAGTGCGAGCCACAACGAATACACACGAGAGCAAGCCTATACGACGGCGTTTTCCACATACTCAACATGTGGAGCTGAGATGGAACACCCGCCATTGGATCTCCGATTAAGCTTTCTATGA
- the LOC104768773 gene encoding 26S proteasome non-ATPase regulatory subunit 7 homolog A, whose product MDVIKTQQISARTIEKVVVHPLVLLSIVDHYNRVAKDSRKRVVGVLLGSSSRGVVDVTNSYAVPFEEDDKDPSIWFLDHNYHESMFHMFKRINAKEHVVGWYSTGPKLRENDLDVHALFNGYVPNPVLVIIDVQPKELGIPTKAYYAVEEVKENATQKSQKVFVHVSTEIAAHEVEEIGVEHLLRDVKDTTISTLATEVTAKLTALKGLDARLREIRSYLDLVIEGKLPLNHEILYHLQDVFNLLPNLNVNELVKAFSVKTNDMMLVIYLSSLIRSVIALHNLINNKLLNKEHEKAEDSKPVAIPATS is encoded by the exons ATGGATGTAATTAAGACGCAACAGATATCAGCAAGGACGATCGAGAAAGTGGTTGTTCATCCACTCGTCTTGCTTAGTATCGTCGACCATTACAATCGCGTCGCTAAGGACTCACGCAAGCGTGTCGTCGGTGTTCTCCTCGGAAGCAGCTCCCGTGGTGTCGTTGATGTCACCAACAGCTACGCAG tgCCCTTTGAGGAGGATGACAAAGACCCAAGTATCTGGTTTCTTGATCACAACTACCATGAGTCAATGTTCCACATGTTCAAGAGAATTAATG CCAAGGAGCATGTTGTAGGTTGGTACAGCACAGGCCCTAAACTTCGAGAGAATGATTTGGATGTTCACGCGTTGTTCAATGG CTATGTTCCAAATCCAGTGTTGGTCATTATTGATGTCCAGCCTAAAGAACTTGGAATCCCCACAAAAGCATACTATGCAGTGGAGGAAGTCAAGGAG AATGCTACTCAGAAAAGCCAGAAAGTCTTTGTTCATGTGTCTACCGAAATTGCTGCTCATGAAGTTGAGGAAATAG GCGTGGAACATTTGCTCAGGGATGTAAAAGACACAACAATCAGTACCCTGGCGACTGAG GTCACAGCAAAACTTACTGCTTTGAAAGGACTCGATGCACGTCTTCGGGAGATCCGGAGTTACCTTGACCTTGTAATTGAAGGAAAGCTCCCTTTAAACCATGAGATTTTATACCATCTGCAG GACGTTTTCAACTTGCTTCCTAACCTGAATGTGAACGAGTTGGTCAAGGCCTTCTCAG TCAAAACAAATGACATGATGCTGGTTATCTATTTATCATCCCTCATTCGGAGTGTAATTGCGCTACACAACTTGATCAACAACAAG TTGCTGAACAAGGAACATGAAAAAGCAGAGGACTCAAAGCCTGTGGCCATACCTGCCACCAGCTAG
- the LOC104768774 gene encoding transcription factor DIVARICATA-like, which yields METLHPLISHVPTSDHRFVVQEMMCLQSSSWTKEENKKFERALAVYADDTPDRWFKVADMIPGKTISDVMRQYSKLEEDLFDIEAGLVPIPGYRSAPCGFDDQLVSQRDFDAYRKLPNGARGFDQDRRKGVPWTEEEHRRFLLGLLKYGKGDWRNISRNFVGSKPPTQVASHAQKYYQRQVSGAKDKRRPSIHDITTVNLLNANLSRPSSDQGCFVSQQAEPKQGFTHRDNADQERVMFLGQNLSSVLSPCDPTINFAGADVYCDGGYTITRS from the exons ATGGAGACTCTGCATCCACTTATCTCGCACGTACCAACCTCTGACCACCGGTTTGTAGTTCAAGAGATGATGTGCTTGCAGAGCTCGAGCTGgactaaagaagagaacaagaagtTTGAGCGAGCTCTCGCTGTATATGCTGATGATACGCCTGATCGCTGGTTCAAAGTTGCTGATATGATCCCTGGAAAGACCATATCTGATGTCATGAGGCAATACTCTAAGCTTGAAGAAGACCTCTTCGATATTGAAGCAGGACTTGTCCCAATCCCGGGTTACCGTTCTGCTCCATGTGGATTCGATGATCAGCTTGTGAGTCAGCGTGACTTTGATGCGTATCGTAAACTGCCTAATGGAGCCAGAGGATTTGATCAAGATCGTAGGAAAGGAGTCCCATGGACGGAGGAAGAACACAG GAGATTCTTGTTAGGGCTTCTGAAGTATGGGAAAGGAGATTGGAGAAACATATCGAGGAACTTTGTGGGATCAAAACCACCGACTCAGGTTGCAAGCCATGCACAAAAGTACTACCAGAGACAGGTCTCCGGCGCCAAAGACAAACGTCGGCCTAGCATTCACGACATAACCACCGTCAATCTTCTGAACGCCAATCTCAGCCGTCCATCATCTGATCAAGGCTGCTTCGTTTCACAACAGGCCGAGCCGAAACAAGGGTTCACCCACAGAGATAATGCTGATCAGGAGAGAGTGATGTTTCTTGGCCAGAATCTTTCCTCGGTCTTGTCTCCCTGCGATCCTACCATTAATTTCGCCGGAGCAGATGTCTACTGTGATGGAGGTTACACTATCACAAGATCCTGA
- the LOC104768775 gene encoding L10-interacting MYB domain-containing protein-like, whose product MRPKAVWEPEYHRVFVELCVEQTLLGNKPGTHFTKEGWRNILSSFQEKTGAMYDRMQLKNHWDTMGRQWKIWRRLVECSYMSWDPETNTFGASDDDWAIYLQENPDAGQYRLSVPQDLKKLEIIFAGRNVEVKDEVVLLSSVVKKRRRSCYEEEDEDNQSMCSSSNPQTKGYWSPSTHELFLNLLVQETLKGNRPEAHFNKEGWKTILETINDNTGLSYTRAQLKNHWDCTRKAWKVWCQLVGASSMKWDPETRSFGATEEDWRIYIRENPKAGLFRHKEVPHADQLAIIFNGVIEPGETYTPPSRLRKKLLYNRSESPQWNDPTPLSKHHRDEAETSRLNGGYAESRLQEDRIESETAQRLDAMKSMSEGMLQESPVCVEIESAKLMYSIGECIQSLDAMNEVEEGSELYLFALDLFLKREYREIFLELKKPSLRIAWLQRLHSASLAVTTT is encoded by the exons atgaggccAAAAGCAGTGTGGGAGCCTGAATATCACAGAGTGTTTGTTGAGCTATGCGTGGAGCAAACATTGCTAGGGAATAAACCGGGGACACATTTTACGAAAGAAGGTTGGAGGAATATATTGTCATCGTTTCAGGAGAAGACAGGGGCAATGTACGATAGAATGCAGCTTAAAAACCATTGGGATACAATGGGCAGGCAATGGAAAATATGGCGTAGACTCGTTGAATGCAGTTATATGAGTTGGGATCCTGAGACCAACACTTTTGGTGCTAGTGATGATGACTGGGCTATCTATTTACAG GAGAATCCTGATGCTGGACAGTATAGGTTGAGTGTTCCGCAAGATCTCAAGAAGCTAGAGATTATCTTTGCGGGTAGGAATGTAGAGGTCAAAGATGAGGTAGTTTTGCTTTCGAGTGTAGTAAAGAAGAGGCGAAGAAGTTGttacgaggaagaagatgaagataacCAAAGCATGTGTAGTTCATCTAACCCTCAAACGAAAGGGTATTGGTCTCCATCTACACATGAGCTGTTTCTTAATCTGTTGGTTCAAGAGACTCTGAAAGGAAACAGACCCGAGGCACATTTTAACAAGGAAGGTTGGAAGACGATTCTTGAGACAATTAATGATAATACCGGCCTTAGTTATACTAGAGCGCAGCTGAAAAACCACTGGGATTGTACTAGGAAGGCTTGGAAGGTTTGGTGTCAACTCGTTGGAGCTAGTAGCATGAAATGGGATCCAGAAACTCGTAGTTTTGGTGCTACAGAAGAGGACTGGCGAATCTATATTCGG gaaaacccAAAAGCAGGACTATTCCGCCATAAGGAAGTTCCTCATGCTGATCAACTAGCTATCATATTCAACGGAGTTATAGAACCTGGAGAGACATACACTCCTCCTTCGCGTTTGCGTAAGAAGCTCCTCTACAATCGTTCTGAGTCACCACAATGGAATGACCCAACTCCATTGTCAAAGCACCACAGAGATGAAGCAGAAACCTCCAGGCTAAATGGCGGTTACGCAGAGTCTCGGTTGCAAGAAGATCGGATAGAAAGCGAAACCGCTCAACGGTTGGATGCCATGAAGTCAATGAGTGAGGGTATGTTACAGGAAAGTCCAGTATGCGTTGAGATTGAATCGGCAAAGCTTATGTACAGCATTGGAGAATGCATTCAAAGTCTTGACGCGATGAATGAGGTGGAAGAAGGTAGTGAGCTCTACTTGTTTGCGTTGGATTTGTTTCTGAAGAGAGAGTATAGAGAGATCTTCTTAGAGCTGAAGAAGCCTAGTTTGAGAATCGCATGGTTGCAGAGACTTCACTCTGCTTCGCTTGCTGTTACTACAACATAG
- the LOC104768776 gene encoding RING-H2 finger protein ATL43-like: MSSSSCLLLLLLFSLLLSLFLNVSLADNHTAVVITNSNTPSPLPPPRHNLTSSFMPGIAVVIAVLTAFFSLTFLLLLYVKHCKRRNDGFYGNHHQQRFAVSRYGGSGYYAGGVVLGRKNSGIDRSVIESLPVFRFGALSGQKDGLECAVCLARFEPTEVLRLLPKCKHAFHVECVDTWLDAHSTCPLCRYRVDPEDILLIGDCNSWFELRFSTNRQQEESNSTGLTRFIPVISRISGRHSSAGERASRRLNEIRALKTNPTPFRRSLDSSLKVNNSGEEKSETVAVKCLDRLQRKDGLLLVPNQERFEHRIIISGGNRDDQRWSEVRPSDLLYLRSEMILSECKKLAAAEGGGSRDVINGRSVSELTSIERRRRWGGEPRQRQATAVISRWLAWSHRASASTSIV, translated from the coding sequence atgtcttcttcttcttgcttgctGCTActacttctcttctctcttcttctttctctctttctcaatgtCTCACTCGCAGACAATCACACGGCGGTCGTTATAACAAACTCAAACACTCCGTCGCCACTTCCACCTCCACGTCATAACTTAACTTCCTCTTTCATGCCCGGAATCGCCGTTGTAATCGCCGTCCTCACCGCGTttttctctctcactttcttgCTCCTCCTCTACGTCAAACACTGTAAACGACGAAACGACGGCTTTTACGGTAACCATCACCAGCAGCGTTTCGCAGTCTCTAGATACGGAGGCAGTGGGTATTACGCCGGTGGAGTCGTACTAGGGAGGAAAAATTCCGGTATAGACCGGTCCGTGATTGAATCTTTAccggtttttcggtttggtgCGTTGAGCGGTCAAAAGGATGGTTTAGAATGCGCCGTGTGTCTCGCTCGGTTCGAACCGACGGAAGTGCTGAGGTTACTGCCGAAATGTAAACACGCTTTTCACGTGGAGTGTGTTGACACGTGGCTTGACGCTCACTCCACTTGCCCGCTTTGCCGTTACCGGGTCGACCCGGAAGATATACTCTTGATCGGTGACTGTAACTCTTGGTTCGAGCTCCGTTTCTCTACTAACCGTCAACAAGAAGAATCTAACAGTACCGGTTTAACTCGGTTTATTCCGGTTATTAGTCGAATCTCCGGTCGTCATTCATCAGCTGGCGAACGTGCGAGTCGACGACTCAACGAGATTAGAGCGCTCAAAACGAATCCGACGCCGTTTCGGAGATCGCTCGATAGCTCTTTGAAAGTTAATAACTCCGGCGAGGAGAAATCGGAAACCGTCGCCGTGAAGTGCTTGGATCGGTTACAGAGGAAAGACGGGTTGCTGTTGGTTCCGAATCAGGAGAGATTCGAGCACCGGATAATAATCTCCGGCGGGAATCGAGACGATCAGAGGTGGAGCGAGGTTAGGCCGTCGGATCTTTTGTATCTAAGATCGGAGATGATACTAAGCGAATGTAAGAAATTAGCAGCGGCGGAGGGTGGGGGCAGTAGAGATGTAATTAACGGGAGAAGTGTATCGGAGTTAACGAGTATCGAGAGACGGAGGAGATGGGGAGGAGAGCCGAGACAACGACAAGCCACGGCGGTGATTTCGAGGTGGCTCGCTTGGTCCCATCGTGCCTCCGCTTCCACCAGcattgtttaa
- the LOC104768777 gene encoding probable sugar phosphate/phosphate translocator At5g05820, producing the protein MKMATNGRFFTIGLVTSWYSSNIGVLLLNKYLLSNYGFKYPIFLTMCHMTACSLLSYVAIAWLKMVPMQTIRSRVQFFKISALSLVFCVSVVFGNISLRFLPVSFNQAIGATTPFFTAVFAYLMTLKREAWLTYFTLVPVVTGVVIASGGEPSFHLFGFLMCIAATAARALKSVLQGILLSSEGEKLNSMNLLLYMAPIAVVFLLPATLIMEKNVVGITIALARDDFRIVWYLLFNSALAYFVNLTNFLVTKHTSALTLQVLGNAKGAVAVVVSILIFKNPVSVTGMLGYSLTVCGVILYSEAKKRSK; encoded by the exons ATGAAGATGGCGACGAATGGTCGGTTTTTCACAATAGGGCTAGTAACGTCATGGTACTCATCAAACATTGGAGTATTGTTGCTGAACAAGTACTTGCTCAGCAATTACGGTTTCAAATACCCAATCTTTCTCACCATGTGTCACATGACTGCTTGTTCCTTGCTTAGCTACGTCGCCATTGCTTGGTTGAAGATGGTTCCTATGCAGACCATTCGATCCCGTGTTCAGTTCTTCAAGATCTCTGCTTTAAGTCTCGTTTTTTGTGTGTCGGTGGTTTTTGGGAACATCTCTCTTCGTTTTCTCCCTGTTTCGTTTAACCAAGCCATTGGTGCTACGACGCCGTTTTTCACGGCTGTGTTTGCTTACTTGATGACACTTAAGAGGGAGGCTTGGTTGACTTACTTCACTCTCGTTCCTGTTGTCACTGGTGTTGTTATTGCTAGTGGG GGTGAGCCAAGCTTTCACCTGTTTGGATTCCTTATGTGCATTGCAGCCACAGCTGCGAGAGCACTTAAATCAGTGCTTCAAGGAATTTTACTTTCTTCTGAAGG GGAAAAGCTGAACTCCATGAATCTCCTCCTTTACATGGCTCCAATAGCTGTCGTGTTCCTTCTGCCTGCTACTCTTATCATGGAGAAAAATGTTGTCGGCATTACAATCGCCCTTGCAAGAGATGATTTCAGGATCGTTTGGTATCTACTATTCAATTCAGCGCTCGCCTATTTCGTCAACTTGACAAATTTCTTAGTCACGAAACACACTAGCGCCCTCACTCTGCAG GTGCTAGGAAACGCCAAAGGAGCAGTAGCAGTGGTGGTCTCTATTCTAATCTTTAAGAATCCGGTTTCAGTAACAGGAATGCTGGGTTACTCCCTCACCGTCTGTGGAGTCATTCTCTACAGTGAAGCCAAGAAACGAAGCAAATGA